In Mercenaria mercenaria strain notata chromosome 13, MADL_Memer_1, whole genome shotgun sequence, a single window of DNA contains:
- the LOC123529468 gene encoding neprilysin-1-like isoform X1 → MTVDGNIPNTVDEVLQGAVTRFELSPFFKMSTVMILNEEGINVHALKLEPTSVYLDYVIYDQPINRGEESFRYVEGLTQLLNSYISTLGSRRKRQAPEGSSNSTEEYGKIFDKVLRAYFIETNISKILENTTSVSDLLYTTLSYTYSNLKEVYPSIPWDAATGISRDVPVLLVNPDYFHALDNLWSNLDEEDMKLFVFMNVLVKRVLPYTTLSLRSLLSDIGAKGDMVYTDIDCVEHSLNLANEEIHAIYIGQFTQKVLRNRLKLTDIKNKVSDAFQKYLSASTWIQPDLDRAVSALARNIKMHFSPLKSTVQQTMNVSGQSFLSLAIELHRQKHAFEINRLGSKATEITMDWTSAKVYFDAHFNAIGFPSGLTIYLTEGEPPFDIYGYIGMMMTEEFIKVLTGPLTGGIPPLWWGTTNTLAFNDVRQCFSSQLPTFQNKFYDIGNVMILNGAFQVIDQVYLTDSINTDRVIEGTSITENVIFILNVAQLHCQLNDGSYRQRLTRERINNVMMNNVNFKRMFSCPDPSPLVSDNTCSLFL, encoded by the exons ATGACAGTAGACGGCAATATACCGAACACAGTTGATGAAGTATTGCAGGGTGCGGTTACGAGGTTTGAACTATCTCCTTTCTTCAAAATGTCCACAGTGATGATACTGAATGAAGAAGGGATTAACGTGCATGCCTTAAAG TTAGAACCGACATCAGTATACTTAGATTATGTCATATACGATCAGCCAATTAACAGAGGAGAG GAATCTTTCAGATATGTAGAAGGTTTAACACAACTTCTGAATTCCTACATTTCCACATTGGGATCTCGACGTAAACGCCAAGCGCCCG AGGGATCTTCCAACTCCACAGAAGAATACgggaaaatatttgataaagttcTTCGTGCGTATTTCATCGAGACAAATATTTCAAAG ATTCTTGAAAACACCACATCAGTGAGTGATTTACTGTACACAACACTCTCATATACGTACTCCAACCTGAAGGAAGTGTATCCCTCCATACCTTGGGATGCTGCCACAGGGATATCACGGGATGTCCCTGTCCTGCTTGTTAACCCGGACTACTTTCACGCCCTGGACAATCTGTGGAGTAATTTGGACGAAGAGGAtatgaaattgtttgtttttatgaacgTTCTTGTTAAACGCGTATTGCCATACACCACGCTATCTCTCAGGAGTCTGCTCAGTGATATTGGTGCAAAAGGTGACATGGTATACACAGATATAGACTGTGTGGAACACTCACTGAATCTAGCAAATGAGGAGATCCATGCTATTTACATTGGCCAATTCACGCAGAAAGTCTTAAGAAATAGGCTTAAGCTAACAGACATTAAAAACAAAGTTAGTGATGCTTTTCAGAAATATCTGTCAGCTTCTACATGGATACAACCAGATTTAGACAGAGCAGTTTCTGCACTCGctagaaatataaaaatgcacTTTTCGCCTCTGAAGTCAACCGTTCAACAAACTATGAATGTATCTGGCCAGTCTTTTTTGTCTCTGGCCATTGAGTTACATAGGCAGAAGCATGCGTTCGAGATTAACAGATTAGGATCAAAAGCCACGGAGATAACGATGGACTGGACAAGTGCTAAGGTGTATTTTGATGCACACTTCAATGCAATAG GTTTTCCATCGGGACTAACCATATACCTAACTGAAGGCGAACCACCATTCGATATCTACGGTTACATAGGTATGATGATGACAGAAGAGTTCATCAAAGTTTTAACGG GACCTTTAACAGGCGGGATCCCGCCGCTGTGGTGGGGAACAACCAACACTTTAGCTTTTAATGATGTACGTCAGTGCTTCAGTAGTCAGCTTCCGACATTTCAG AATAAATTTTACGACATTGGAAATGTGATGATTTTAAATGGTgcttttcaagttattgatcag GTTTACTTGACGGACAGTATAAACACTGACAGAGTCATTGAAGGAACCAGCATCACTGAAAACGTGATATTCATCCTCAACGTTGCGCAA TTACACTGTCAGCTAAATGATGGATCATACAGACAGCGTTTAACGAGAGAaag AATCAACAATGTTATGATGAACAATGTGAATTTCAAGAGGATGTTTTCTTGTCCCGATCCCTCACCATTGGTTTCTGACAACACATGTTCTCTGTTTCTATGA
- the LOC123529468 gene encoding neprilysin-1-like isoform X2, translating to MTVDGNIPNTVDEVLQGAVTRFELSPFFKMSTVMILNEEGINVHALKESFRYVEGLTQLLNSYISTLGSRRKRQAPEGSSNSTEEYGKIFDKVLRAYFIETNISKILENTTSVSDLLYTTLSYTYSNLKEVYPSIPWDAATGISRDVPVLLVNPDYFHALDNLWSNLDEEDMKLFVFMNVLVKRVLPYTTLSLRSLLSDIGAKGDMVYTDIDCVEHSLNLANEEIHAIYIGQFTQKVLRNRLKLTDIKNKVSDAFQKYLSASTWIQPDLDRAVSALARNIKMHFSPLKSTVQQTMNVSGQSFLSLAIELHRQKHAFEINRLGSKATEITMDWTSAKVYFDAHFNAIGFPSGLTIYLTEGEPPFDIYGYIGMMMTEEFIKVLTGPLTGGIPPLWWGTTNTLAFNDVRQCFSSQLPTFQNKFYDIGNVMILNGAFQVIDQVYLTDSINTDRVIEGTSITENVIFILNVAQLHCQLNDGSYRQRLTRERINNVMMNNVNFKRMFSCPDPSPLVSDNTCSLFL from the exons ATGACAGTAGACGGCAATATACCGAACACAGTTGATGAAGTATTGCAGGGTGCGGTTACGAGGTTTGAACTATCTCCTTTCTTCAAAATGTCCACAGTGATGATACTGAATGAAGAAGGGATTAACGTGCATGCCTTAAAG GAATCTTTCAGATATGTAGAAGGTTTAACACAACTTCTGAATTCCTACATTTCCACATTGGGATCTCGACGTAAACGCCAAGCGCCCG AGGGATCTTCCAACTCCACAGAAGAATACgggaaaatatttgataaagttcTTCGTGCGTATTTCATCGAGACAAATATTTCAAAG ATTCTTGAAAACACCACATCAGTGAGTGATTTACTGTACACAACACTCTCATATACGTACTCCAACCTGAAGGAAGTGTATCCCTCCATACCTTGGGATGCTGCCACAGGGATATCACGGGATGTCCCTGTCCTGCTTGTTAACCCGGACTACTTTCACGCCCTGGACAATCTGTGGAGTAATTTGGACGAAGAGGAtatgaaattgtttgtttttatgaacgTTCTTGTTAAACGCGTATTGCCATACACCACGCTATCTCTCAGGAGTCTGCTCAGTGATATTGGTGCAAAAGGTGACATGGTATACACAGATATAGACTGTGTGGAACACTCACTGAATCTAGCAAATGAGGAGATCCATGCTATTTACATTGGCCAATTCACGCAGAAAGTCTTAAGAAATAGGCTTAAGCTAACAGACATTAAAAACAAAGTTAGTGATGCTTTTCAGAAATATCTGTCAGCTTCTACATGGATACAACCAGATTTAGACAGAGCAGTTTCTGCACTCGctagaaatataaaaatgcacTTTTCGCCTCTGAAGTCAACCGTTCAACAAACTATGAATGTATCTGGCCAGTCTTTTTTGTCTCTGGCCATTGAGTTACATAGGCAGAAGCATGCGTTCGAGATTAACAGATTAGGATCAAAAGCCACGGAGATAACGATGGACTGGACAAGTGCTAAGGTGTATTTTGATGCACACTTCAATGCAATAG GTTTTCCATCGGGACTAACCATATACCTAACTGAAGGCGAACCACCATTCGATATCTACGGTTACATAGGTATGATGATGACAGAAGAGTTCATCAAAGTTTTAACGG GACCTTTAACAGGCGGGATCCCGCCGCTGTGGTGGGGAACAACCAACACTTTAGCTTTTAATGATGTACGTCAGTGCTTCAGTAGTCAGCTTCCGACATTTCAG AATAAATTTTACGACATTGGAAATGTGATGATTTTAAATGGTgcttttcaagttattgatcag GTTTACTTGACGGACAGTATAAACACTGACAGAGTCATTGAAGGAACCAGCATCACTGAAAACGTGATATTCATCCTCAACGTTGCGCAA TTACACTGTCAGCTAAATGATGGATCATACAGACAGCGTTTAACGAGAGAaag AATCAACAATGTTATGATGAACAATGTGAATTTCAAGAGGATGTTTTCTTGTCCCGATCCCTCACCATTGGTTTCTGACAACACATGTTCTCTGTTTCTATGA